In Zobellia roscoffensis, the following are encoded in one genomic region:
- a CDS encoding DNA gyrase/topoisomerase IV subunit A, which yields MEENDELNEAENQNSPEDQSGQSTEGQEDQIDNSEAVGDEEQGQDDALTRVTGMYKDWFLDYASYVILERAVPAIEDGFKPVQRRIMHSLKDLDDGRYNKVANVVGHTMQYHPHGDASIADAMVQIGQKDLLIDTQGNWGNILTGDRAAASRYIEARLSKFALEVVFSPKITEWQQSYDGRKKEPVNLPVKFPLLLAQGAEGIAVGLSTKIMPHNFIELIDASIKHLKGQRFKLFPDFPTSGIIDVSNYNDGLRGGKIRVRAKIAQHSKSTLIISEIPYGTNTSSLIDSILKANDKGKIKIKKIEDNTAADVEILVHLPTGISPDKTIDALYAFTACESSISPLGCIIEDNKPLFIGVTEMLKRSTDATVELLKQELEIQLSELEEQWHFASLERIFIENRIYRDIEEEETWEGVIAAIDKGLTPFTKHLRRAVTEEDIVRLTEIRIKRISKFDLDKAQQHLDNLEERISEVKHHLEHLVDYAIAYFQKLKDTYGEGRERKSEIRLFDDIEATKVVIRNTKLYVNREEGFVGTSLRRDEYVTDCSDIDDIIAFTQDGKMMVFKVDSKTFVGKGIIYVAVFKKKDKRTVYNMIYRDGKGGATYIKRFNVTSITRDKHYEMGGSGKAGTFVHYFSGNPNGEAEVVTVNLRHVGSIKKLKWDIDFAKIMIKGRASKGNIVTKYSVKRIELKEKGLSTLKPRKLWFDETVQRLNIDDRGEFLGEFTSEDRLLIANQTGQVKTVIPELTLHFDEDVVVLEKWNPKKPLSVVYWEGEKELYYVKRFLIDHPDKEENVLTDHPKSHLEIISTDYRPIIEIVFAKKRGQERKENLEVNLEEFISVKGIGAMGNQLTKDKVLEINMLEPLPYEEPEPQKTEDVEIVDEGNVDKGAGSGDTEVRKTTQGDRSDKGEDGDDVQTSLFE from the coding sequence ATGGAGGAAAATGACGAACTGAACGAAGCTGAAAATCAAAATTCACCAGAGGACCAATCTGGTCAATCTACCGAAGGACAAGAAGACCAAATTGATAATTCGGAAGCGGTAGGTGATGAAGAACAAGGGCAGGATGATGCCCTTACCCGTGTAACGGGTATGTATAAAGATTGGTTTTTGGATTATGCATCCTATGTAATCTTAGAGCGTGCGGTACCGGCAATAGAAGATGGTTTTAAACCAGTGCAACGCCGTATTATGCATTCGCTCAAAGACCTTGATGATGGTCGTTATAATAAAGTGGCCAACGTGGTTGGACACACCATGCAATATCACCCTCATGGCGATGCGAGTATTGCAGATGCCATGGTACAAATCGGTCAAAAAGATTTATTAATAGACACCCAAGGTAACTGGGGAAATATATTGACGGGTGACCGTGCAGCGGCTTCGAGATATATTGAAGCACGGCTTTCAAAATTTGCTCTTGAAGTAGTTTTTAGTCCAAAAATAACGGAGTGGCAGCAATCGTATGATGGCCGTAAGAAAGAGCCAGTAAACCTTCCTGTGAAGTTTCCATTGCTTTTGGCGCAAGGAGCAGAAGGTATTGCGGTAGGTCTTTCTACCAAGATAATGCCTCATAACTTTATAGAACTTATTGATGCATCTATTAAACATCTAAAAGGGCAGCGATTTAAGTTGTTTCCTGATTTTCCGACCTCGGGCATTATCGATGTTTCAAATTATAATGACGGGCTTCGTGGGGGTAAAATAAGAGTGCGAGCAAAAATAGCACAGCATTCAAAATCTACACTGATTATAAGTGAGATACCGTATGGTACTAACACCTCTTCTTTAATTGATTCTATCCTTAAAGCAAATGATAAAGGAAAGATAAAAATTAAAAAAATTGAAGATAATACCGCTGCAGATGTTGAAATTCTTGTGCATTTGCCAACGGGTATCTCTCCTGATAAAACTATTGATGCGTTATACGCATTTACAGCTTGCGAGTCTTCGATTTCGCCACTGGGTTGTATAATAGAAGATAATAAGCCGCTATTTATTGGGGTTACTGAAATGTTGAAACGTTCTACCGATGCTACAGTAGAATTATTGAAGCAGGAGTTGGAAATTCAACTTTCTGAACTTGAAGAGCAATGGCATTTTGCGTCTTTGGAGAGAATATTCATAGAAAATCGAATCTATCGAGATATTGAAGAAGAAGAAACCTGGGAAGGTGTAATTGCTGCCATTGATAAAGGTTTGACTCCTTTTACGAAACATTTGAGGCGTGCTGTAACAGAAGAAGATATCGTTCGTCTTACTGAAATTCGCATCAAACGTATATCAAAGTTTGATTTAGATAAAGCACAACAACACCTTGATAATCTGGAAGAAAGAATATCAGAGGTAAAGCATCATCTGGAGCATCTGGTGGATTATGCTATTGCTTATTTTCAGAAGTTAAAAGATACGTATGGAGAAGGGCGTGAGCGAAAATCCGAAATACGACTTTTTGATGATATAGAGGCCACCAAGGTGGTGATTAGAAATACGAAACTATATGTAAACCGCGAGGAAGGCTTTGTTGGAACATCGTTAAGACGAGATGAATACGTTACAGACTGTAGTGATATTGATGATATCATAGCTTTTACCCAAGACGGTAAAATGATGGTCTTTAAAGTAGATTCAAAAACTTTTGTTGGTAAAGGTATTATCTATGTAGCTGTCTTTAAGAAAAAAGACAAACGTACCGTTTATAACATGATTTATAGAGACGGTAAGGGTGGTGCAACATATATAAAACGATTCAATGTAACCAGTATTACCCGAGACAAACATTATGAGATGGGTGGTAGTGGAAAAGCGGGAACCTTTGTTCATTATTTCTCAGGAAATCCAAATGGGGAAGCGGAAGTTGTGACCGTGAACCTTCGTCATGTGGGAAGTATTAAAAAATTGAAGTGGGATATCGACTTTGCGAAGATCATGATCAAAGGGCGAGCTTCCAAAGGGAATATTGTTACTAAATATTCTGTAAAACGTATTGAATTAAAGGAGAAAGGATTATCTACGTTAAAACCTAGGAAATTATGGTTTGATGAGACGGTACAACGTTTAAATATTGACGATAGAGGTGAGTTTCTGGGTGAGTTTACCAGTGAAGACCGTCTGCTTATAGCAAACCAAACCGGACAGGTAAAAACGGTCATTCCCGAGCTTACACTTCATTTTGACGAAGATGTGGTGGTCCTTGAGAAGTGGAATCCTAAGAAACCACTTTCCGTGGTGTATTGGGAAGGTGAAAAAGAATTGTACTATGTTAAACGATTCTTGATCGACCATCCTGATAAAGAAGAAAATGTCCTTACCGATCATCCTAAGTCGCATCTTGAAATAATTAGTACGGATTACAGGCCTATCATAGAAATTGTTTTCGCCAAGAAAAGAGGGCAAGAACGAAAAGAGAATTTAGAGGTAAATCTTGAAGAGTTTATCTCTGTTAAGGGGATAGGGGCAATGGGTAATCAGTTAACTAAGGATAAGGTTTTGGAAATTAATATGTTGGAGCCATTACCTTATGAAGAACCTGAACCACAAAAAACAGAGGACGTAGAGATTGTTGATGAGGGAAATGTTGATAAAGGAGCTGGTTCTGGCGATACAGAAGTTAGGAAAACGACACAGGGAGATAGATCCGATAAGGGTGAAGATGGTGATGATGTCCAAACCTCTTTGTTCGAGTAA
- a CDS encoding DNA topoisomerase IV subunit B, whose protein sequence is MSDNSNYTEDNIRSLDWKEHIRLRPGMYIGKLGDGSSADDGIYILLKETIDNCIDEFVMGAGKTVEISIHGDKVIVRDYGRGIPLGKVVDVVSKMNTGGKYDSRAFKKSVGLNGVGTKAVNALSSYFRVESTRDGKSKSAEFQIGELQNEELLEETTRRRGTKVSFIPDETIFKKFKFRNEYVERMLKNYVYLNPGLTIVFNGEKFYSENGLKDLLEDNNNTEDFLYPVIHLKSDDIEVAITHSKTQYSEEYHSFVNGQNTTQGGTHQTAFREALVKTIREFYGKNYESSDIRKSVISAIAIKVMEPVFESQTKTKLGSTDMGGDLPTVRTYINDFVGKYLDNYLHKNPDTREALQRKILQAERERKELSGIRKLAKDRAKKANLHNKKLRDCRIHLGDTKKDRNLESTLFITEGDSASGSITKSRDVNTQAVFSLKGKPLNSYGLSKKIVYENEEFNLLQAALNIEESMEDLRYNNIVIATDADVDGMHIRLLLITFFLQFFPELIKENHLYILQTPLFRVRNKKETIYCYSEDERRNAIGKLSGKPEITRFKGLGEISPDEFQHFIGEDIRLEPVMLDKAMSIEQLLSFYMGKNTPDRQKFIINNLKVEVDLVE, encoded by the coding sequence ATGTCCGATAATTCCAACTATACAGAAGATAACATACGTTCACTCGATTGGAAAGAACACATTCGACTGCGACCCGGTATGTATATCGGTAAGTTGGGTGATGGTTCTTCGGCAGATGACGGTATTTATATTCTACTTAAAGAAACCATAGACAACTGTATTGATGAGTTCGTAATGGGAGCGGGTAAAACCGTCGAAATTTCAATTCATGGCGATAAAGTAATCGTACGTGATTATGGTCGTGGTATTCCTTTGGGCAAAGTGGTAGACGTGGTTTCTAAAATGAATACGGGTGGTAAATATGATTCCCGTGCGTTTAAGAAATCTGTAGGCTTGAATGGGGTTGGTACAAAAGCAGTGAATGCACTTTCTAGTTATTTTCGCGTAGAAAGTACTAGAGACGGTAAATCTAAGTCTGCTGAATTTCAAATTGGGGAACTTCAGAATGAGGAACTTTTAGAAGAAACTACGCGTAGAAGAGGTACAAAAGTTAGTTTTATACCTGATGAAACTATTTTTAAAAAGTTCAAGTTCAGAAACGAGTATGTAGAACGCATGCTTAAGAACTATGTTTATCTGAATCCAGGTTTGACCATTGTTTTTAACGGGGAAAAGTTTTATTCGGAGAACGGATTAAAAGACTTATTGGAAGACAATAACAATACTGAAGATTTTCTTTATCCTGTTATTCATCTAAAGAGTGATGATATTGAAGTAGCTATCACGCACAGCAAGACCCAGTATAGTGAAGAGTATCATTCGTTTGTAAACGGACAGAACACTACACAGGGTGGAACGCACCAAACTGCTTTTCGAGAAGCTTTGGTGAAAACCATTCGTGAGTTCTATGGAAAAAATTATGAGTCTTCGGATATTAGGAAGTCTGTTATCTCAGCTATAGCAATTAAGGTGATGGAGCCAGTTTTTGAAAGTCAAACAAAAACAAAATTGGGTTCAACGGATATGGGTGGTGATTTGCCTACGGTAAGAACATATATTAACGACTTTGTAGGGAAGTATCTTGATAATTATTTACATAAAAATCCTGATACTAGAGAAGCCTTGCAGCGAAAAATATTGCAAGCCGAACGTGAGCGAAAAGAATTATCCGGTATTCGAAAATTGGCGAAAGACCGGGCTAAAAAAGCAAACCTTCACAATAAAAAACTACGTGATTGCCGTATTCACCTGGGCGACACAAAAAAAGATAGAAATTTAGAGAGTACCCTTTTTATTACCGAGGGAGATTCTGCTTCTGGGTCAATTACAAAATCTCGCGATGTAAATACCCAAGCAGTTTTTAGTCTGAAAGGGAAACCTTTGAACTCTTATGGGCTGTCCAAAAAAATAGTATACGAGAATGAAGAGTTCAATTTATTGCAAGCGGCATTGAATATTGAGGAGTCTATGGAGGACTTGCGTTACAATAATATTGTAATCGCGACAGATGCCGATGTTGATGGTATGCACATTCGCTTGTTGTTGATTACGTTCTTTCTCCAGTTTTTTCCTGAATTGATAAAAGAGAATCATTTATATATTTTACAGACTCCGTTATTCCGTGTGCGGAATAAGAAGGAAACTATTTATTGCTATAGTGAAGATGAAAGGAGAAATGCAATTGGCAAACTTTCTGGTAAACCAGAAATTACTCGCTTTAAAGGTTTGGGTGAGATTTCTCCAGATGAGTTTCAGCATTTCATTGGTGAAGATATAAGACTTGAACCGGTGATGCTTGATAAAGCAATGTCTATAGAGCAACTACTAAGTTTCTATATGGGCAAGAATACGCCTGACCGACAAAAATTTATTATAAACAACCTTAAAGTAGAGGTTGACCTTGTAGAATAA
- a CDS encoding amidohydrolase translates to MKKLLVCLLFLAGNLASVLAQNFEKDYKAIESRVIEWRREIHQNPELSNREFKTAEKIANHLTALGIEVQTGVAHTGVVGILKGKKPGKVIALRADIDALPVLERNDLPYKSTVKANFKGEEVPVMHACGHDTHTAILMGVAEILSNHTDKIKGTVKFIFQPAEEGPPEGEEGGALLMVKEGVLKNPDVDAIFGLHINSQTPTNVIRYKSRGTMAAAQKFVINVIGKQSHGARPWSGVDPILISAKIIDGLQTIISREAELTNEAAVITVGKITSGVRFNIIPESAEMIGTIRTLDYDMKALINKRMEEMVPTIAKAYGGEATIEIKDATDITYNDPDLVTQMIPSLNKVAGVNNVQTQKAVTGAEDFSYFQREIPGFFFFLGGMTPGNTESFPHHTPDFIIDDSGLLLGVKALTEMSIDFLNK, encoded by the coding sequence ATGAAAAAACTACTTGTATGCCTATTGTTCTTAGCAGGAAATCTTGCTTCTGTCCTCGCACAAAATTTTGAAAAAGATTACAAAGCCATAGAGAGCAGGGTAATTGAATGGAGAAGGGAGATTCATCAAAATCCGGAACTATCCAACCGAGAATTCAAGACTGCGGAAAAAATAGCGAATCACCTTACCGCTTTGGGAATAGAAGTGCAAACCGGTGTGGCCCATACCGGTGTTGTGGGCATTTTAAAAGGGAAAAAACCGGGTAAAGTTATTGCCTTACGTGCCGATATTGATGCCTTACCAGTTCTAGAAAGAAACGACCTCCCCTACAAGTCTACGGTAAAGGCTAATTTTAAAGGGGAAGAAGTACCCGTTATGCATGCTTGCGGACATGATACACATACCGCAATTCTTATGGGTGTGGCCGAAATACTTTCAAATCATACCGACAAAATAAAAGGAACCGTAAAATTCATTTTTCAACCAGCAGAAGAAGGTCCTCCGGAAGGAGAAGAAGGTGGTGCGTTGCTTATGGTAAAAGAAGGAGTGCTAAAAAACCCGGATGTAGATGCTATTTTTGGACTACATATCAACTCTCAGACCCCTACCAACGTTATTCGTTATAAATCTAGAGGCACAATGGCTGCCGCACAAAAATTCGTAATCAATGTAATAGGCAAGCAAAGTCATGGGGCACGACCTTGGTCCGGAGTAGACCCAATTTTGATTAGTGCAAAAATAATAGATGGCCTGCAGACAATCATAAGCCGTGAAGCCGAACTAACCAACGAAGCTGCTGTTATTACCGTGGGAAAAATAACTAGTGGTGTTCGGTTTAATATCATTCCGGAGAGTGCAGAAATGATTGGCACTATTCGCACCTTAGACTACGACATGAAAGCCCTAATTAATAAGCGAATGGAAGAAATGGTGCCTACTATTGCAAAAGCATACGGAGGAGAAGCTACAATTGAAATAAAAGATGCCACTGATATTACCTATAATGACCCCGACCTTGTAACGCAAATGATACCCTCCTTAAACAAAGTTGCAGGAGTAAACAATGTACAAACACAAAAAGCCGTTACTGGAGCGGAAGATTTCTCTTATTTTCAAAGAGAAATACCTGGTTTCTTCTTCTTTTTAGGAGGAATGACCCCAGGAAATACCGAATCATTTCCACATCATACACCAGATTTTATTATTGATGACAGTGGTTTGTTGTTAGGAGTTAAAGCATTGACAGAAATGAGTATTGATTTTCTTAATAAATAA
- a CDS encoding FMN-binding glutamate synthase family protein: MEPIISFFQNISWWIWVVIGLLVVALRDIFFQRSHTISHNFPIVGHFRYWLESIGPEMRQYFVANNREELPFNRIERGWIYASAKKENNYEGFGTDRDIYAHQHIFVKNQMMAYKVPEDHINSTDKTFVPCAKVMGLHNNRRKPFRPSSIINVSAMSFGSLSAAAIEAMNKGVATAGAYHNTGEGGLSSYHKQGGDVIFHFGTGYFGVRSPDGNFSMEKMKKLAEENPMIKAIEIKLSQGAKPGKGGVLPGAKITPELAEIRGVEVGKDVLSPATHKAFNNVTELLELIENIAEETGLPVGIKGAIGKLDQWEELADIMEKTGKGPDFITVDGGEGGTGAAPPSFADHVSLPWVYGFSSLYKVFQKRKLTERIVFIGSGKLGFPAKAAMAFAMGVDCINVAREAMMSIGCIQAQVCHTNRCPAGVATQNKWLQKGIDVPLKSDRLAQYFMTFRKELLEITHASGYEHPCQYTMDDIQLNVDDNDLNRSLASSYGYNKTKVPFENMKKLHDCIHLGGKHCENTKE, encoded by the coding sequence ATGGAACCAATAATTTCGTTTTTTCAAAATATTTCGTGGTGGATATGGGTTGTAATCGGCCTTTTAGTAGTTGCCCTTCGTGATATCTTTTTTCAGCGTTCGCATACCATCTCACACAACTTCCCCATAGTTGGTCATTTTAGATATTGGTTGGAAAGCATAGGTCCAGAAATGCGACAATATTTTGTAGCAAACAATCGCGAAGAACTTCCTTTTAACCGAATTGAGCGAGGGTGGATATATGCTTCGGCTAAAAAAGAAAACAACTATGAAGGTTTTGGTACGGACCGTGATATTTATGCTCATCAACATATATTCGTAAAGAACCAAATGATGGCTTATAAAGTACCGGAAGACCATATCAATTCAACAGACAAAACATTTGTTCCCTGTGCCAAGGTTATGGGATTACACAATAATAGACGAAAACCATTTCGTCCTAGCTCTATAATTAATGTATCTGCAATGAGTTTTGGTTCTTTATCTGCTGCTGCCATAGAGGCTATGAATAAAGGGGTTGCCACAGCAGGAGCTTATCATAATACAGGTGAAGGCGGACTATCTTCTTACCACAAGCAAGGTGGCGATGTTATTTTTCATTTTGGGACAGGCTATTTCGGTGTTCGCTCCCCAGACGGAAATTTTTCCATGGAAAAAATGAAAAAGCTAGCAGAAGAAAACCCCATGATAAAAGCGATTGAAATTAAACTCTCGCAAGGGGCCAAACCAGGAAAAGGCGGTGTATTGCCCGGCGCAAAAATAACACCTGAACTAGCCGAAATACGTGGTGTTGAAGTAGGAAAAGACGTTCTCTCTCCTGCAACACATAAGGCTTTCAACAATGTAACAGAACTATTGGAACTCATTGAAAACATTGCCGAAGAAACGGGATTGCCAGTAGGAATTAAAGGAGCCATAGGCAAATTGGACCAATGGGAGGAACTAGCTGATATAATGGAAAAAACAGGAAAAGGTCCTGATTTTATTACCGTAGACGGTGGTGAAGGCGGTACTGGCGCAGCTCCCCCATCTTTTGCCGATCACGTTTCACTACCTTGGGTATATGGCTTTTCCAGCCTGTACAAAGTTTTTCAAAAAAGAAAACTTACAGAACGTATAGTCTTTATAGGAAGTGGTAAATTAGGTTTCCCCGCTAAGGCCGCTATGGCTTTTGCAATGGGGGTAGATTGTATTAACGTAGCTCGTGAAGCTATGATGAGCATAGGCTGTATTCAAGCTCAAGTTTGCCATACCAACCGTTGCCCTGCCGGAGTTGCTACACAAAATAAGTGGTTGCAAAAAGGTATAGATGTTCCTTTAAAATCTGACCGCTTGGCACAGTACTTTATGACATTTAGAAAAGAGCTTTTAGAAATTACCCATGCTTCTGGTTACGAACATCCTTGTCAGTATACTATGGATGATATTCAACTTAATGTTGATGATAATGACCTAAACCGAAGTTTAGCGTCCTCTTACGGCTATAACAAGACAAAGGTGCCTTTTGAAAATATGAAAAAATTACACGATTGTATCCACTTGGGAGGAAAGCATTGTGAAAACACCAAAGAATAA
- a CDS encoding DUF7935 family protein, which produces MSGEGILQMFGFLLPAVVTGVVAFYFFKLHTKNEDGRRRFLLHKDSQKNTIPVRLQAYERMALFLERIAIPSLVVRVAPKSTDKNAYESLLIKSVENEFEHNLSQQIYMTDECWNVIKAAKSATVQMIRKAAMSETDSADKLREDILTETMEKQSPSATALSYIKKEIGYLWQ; this is translated from the coding sequence ATGTCTGGAGAAGGAATTTTACAAATGTTCGGCTTTTTATTGCCTGCAGTAGTTACAGGGGTTGTTGCCTTTTATTTTTTTAAATTACATACTAAAAATGAGGACGGTCGTAGACGTTTTCTGTTGCATAAAGATTCTCAGAAAAACACCATTCCAGTTCGTTTACAAGCATACGAACGTATGGCCCTTTTTCTTGAACGCATTGCTATACCCAGTTTAGTGGTAAGAGTTGCTCCAAAGTCTACGGACAAAAATGCATACGAAAGTCTTTTAATAAAAAGTGTAGAGAACGAGTTTGAACACAATCTTTCTCAACAAATCTATATGACAGATGAATGTTGGAATGTAATTAAGGCTGCTAAAAGTGCTACCGTACAAATGATTCGTAAAGCGGCTATGAGCGAAACAGATTCTGCAGACAAATTACGCGAAGACATACTTACAGAAACTATGGAGAAACAATCTCCTTCTGCAACTGCATTATCATATATCAAAAAAGAAATAGGATATCTCTGGCAATAA
- a CDS encoding patatin-like phospholipase family protein yields the protein MRALVISGGGSKGAFAGGVAQYLMEELHHEYDFFLGTSTGSLLISHLALAKIEKIKEVYTNVNQHSIFSNCPFTIQKKHGVHTIGIAHWNVLRNFYKGRKTFGESRNLLKLIKNTLTVEEFENLKNGPKEIIATVSNLSLNQVEYKSINDCTYEEFCEWIWISCNYTPFMSLVRKNGCEYADGGLGNMVPIEEAIKRGATEVDVIVLQTEVSHLNRLPSRNAFSLLTTMFEYMLDRIEHQNIRIGKYVAKHNDAIINFYYTPTVLTTNSLIFDKEKMTVWWESGYNFAKFKNTELNQIEPEKGEVL from the coding sequence ATGAGGGCATTGGTTATATCGGGTGGAGGGAGTAAAGGCGCTTTTGCAGGCGGTGTTGCTCAGTACCTTATGGAAGAACTTCATCATGAATACGATTTTTTTCTTGGTACCTCTACAGGGAGTCTACTTATTTCTCACCTCGCACTGGCTAAAATAGAAAAGATAAAAGAGGTATACACGAATGTAAATCAGCATAGTATATTTAGTAACTGCCCTTTTACTATACAAAAAAAGCATGGCGTACATACTATAGGTATAGCCCATTGGAACGTGCTTAGGAATTTTTACAAAGGGAGAAAGACTTTTGGCGAAAGTAGAAACCTTCTTAAGCTTATTAAAAACACCTTAACCGTAGAGGAGTTTGAAAATTTAAAAAACGGACCCAAAGAAATAATAGCAACCGTTTCCAATCTATCCTTAAATCAAGTAGAGTATAAAAGTATTAATGATTGTACATACGAGGAATTTTGTGAGTGGATTTGGATTTCCTGTAACTACACGCCGTTTATGAGTTTAGTACGTAAAAACGGATGTGAATATGCAGACGGTGGCTTAGGGAATATGGTGCCTATAGAAGAGGCTATAAAAAGAGGGGCAACCGAAGTTGATGTAATTGTTTTACAAACAGAAGTAAGTCATTTAAACAGACTGCCTTCGCGTAATGCCTTTTCTCTATTAACGACTATGTTTGAATATATGTTGGATCGCATTGAACATCAGAATATTCGAATAGGTAAATACGTAGCAAAACATAACGATGCTATTATCAATTTTTATTACACACCAACTGTACTTACTACAAATTCTTTAATTTTTGACAAAGAGAAAATGACGGTCTGGTGGGAGAGTGGCTATAACTTCGCAAAGTTTAAAAATACAGAGCTCAATCAAATAGAACCTGAAAAAGGAGAAGTGCTTTAA
- a CDS encoding M1 family metallopeptidase: MRNLFALLFFSSIFFCFGQHQDKVDFIKGDIYVSPVPLAKEIKGGVVYRFNVLQNVDSVFLDAKNMTFSKVELDGEKTNFIQTEHTISIHKKFKKGQSHKLVIEYLAKPKQTVYFLGWEDDIDGNEQVWTQGQGKYTSHWLPSFDDMNEKVVFDLAVQASKKYNVMANGKLVLIPLESDDNPVWLFNMEKPMSSYLLAFAIGNYSKQELVSSSGIPIENYYYAQDSTRVEPTYRYTKQIFDFLEEEIGVPYPWKNYKQIPVRDFLYAGMENTGATIFSDGYVIDSTAFVDKNYVNVNAHELAHQWFGNLVTEKDGNHHWLHEGFATYYAYLAEKEIFGEDHFYWKLFSTAKDLYKISQEGQGQALIDPKASSATFYEKGAWALVLLKEEVGQRAFKKGVSAYLNKHQYKNVTINDFFTEIEAASGQKLDVFRTKWLYSKEFPREDVETFLKTNNPSIRKFSEIKDDQLDLKKWLNAKYPVEFKGALIDEFEKEILAQGLTPLLIKDSNLKIRQKGIQLINKVAITDQEIVEKLLYDESYITQELVLYKLWSSFPESQKAYLDATKGVIGLPNKNVRLLWLLLAVATNGYEGQNTTKYFTELSSYTSPEYGWEIRMSAFQYLREIGFTDEGLNNLIRGTNHHSWQFKKFSRNLADQLLEDEDYKTRIQKLAEKLNKEDSRYMNTKLK; the protein is encoded by the coding sequence ATGAGAAACCTTTTTGCACTTTTATTTTTCAGTTCGATATTTTTCTGTTTTGGTCAACATCAGGATAAAGTCGACTTTATAAAGGGTGATATATATGTTTCACCCGTTCCTTTGGCAAAGGAGATCAAAGGTGGTGTAGTGTATCGTTTTAATGTACTTCAAAATGTAGATTCCGTTTTTCTTGATGCCAAGAATATGACGTTCAGTAAAGTGGAGTTGGATGGCGAAAAAACCAATTTTATTCAAACGGAACATACCATTTCAATTCATAAAAAATTTAAAAAAGGCCAATCTCATAAGCTTGTTATTGAATATCTGGCCAAACCGAAACAGACTGTTTATTTCTTAGGTTGGGAAGATGATATAGATGGGAATGAACAGGTTTGGACGCAAGGTCAAGGTAAGTATACTAGTCATTGGCTGCCAAGCTTTGATGATATGAACGAAAAAGTGGTGTTTGATTTGGCTGTTCAGGCAAGTAAAAAATATAATGTAATGGCCAATGGTAAATTGGTTTTAATTCCGTTAGAATCTGATGATAATCCAGTGTGGCTTTTTAATATGGAAAAGCCTATGAGCAGCTATTTACTAGCTTTTGCCATTGGGAATTATAGTAAGCAAGAATTGGTTTCCTCTAGTGGTATTCCTATTGAGAATTATTATTACGCTCAAGACAGTACTAGGGTAGAACCAACATACCGATATACTAAACAGATTTTTGATTTTTTAGAGGAGGAAATAGGGGTTCCGTACCCATGGAAGAATTACAAGCAGATTCCCGTACGGGATTTTCTATACGCTGGAATGGAGAATACAGGGGCGACTATTTTTTCTGATGGGTACGTTATTGATTCCACTGCTTTTGTAGATAAGAATTATGTGAACGTTAATGCTCATGAGTTGGCACACCAATGGTTCGGGAATCTGGTTACTGAAAAAGACGGGAATCATCATTGGTTACATGAAGGTTTTGCCACGTATTATGCATATTTAGCTGAAAAGGAAATTTTTGGAGAGGACCATTTTTACTGGAAGTTGTTCAGTACGGCCAAAGATCTTTACAAAATATCTCAAGAAGGGCAGGGCCAAGCTTTGATTGACCCAAAGGCGAGTAGTGCTACTTTTTATGAAAAAGGAGCTTGGGCTTTAGTGTTGTTAAAAGAAGAAGTAGGGCAGAGGGCTTTTAAAAAAGGAGTATCGGCCTATTTGAACAAGCATCAATATAAAAACGTAACGATTAATGATTTTTTTACTGAGATTGAAGCGGCTTCTGGTCAGAAATTAGATGTTTTTAGGACAAAGTGGTTGTATTCAAAGGAGTTTCCAAGAGAAGATGTTGAAACCTTTTTAAAAACTAATAATCCCTCTATACGCAAGTTTTCTGAAATCAAGGATGATCAATTAGATTTGAAAAAATGGTTGAATGCAAAGTACCCCGTAGAGTTTAAGGGAGCATTAATAGATGAATTTGAAAAAGAGATACTAGCGCAAGGTTTAACGCCACTATTGATTAAAGATTCGAATTTAAAAATTCGCCAAAAGGGTATTCAACTTATAAATAAGGTAGCCATTACTGATCAGGAAATAGTAGAAAAACTGTTGTATGACGAAAGCTATATAACACAGGAATTGGTGTTGTATAAACTCTGGTCCTCTTTTCCTGAAAGTCAGAAAGCTTATTTAGATGCAACTAAAGGTGTTATTGGGCTTCCAAATAAAAATGTTCGTTTATTATGGTTGTTACTTGCTGTCGCCACTAACGGCTATGAAGGGCAAAACACTACAAAGTACTTTACTGAATTGAGCAGCTATACTTCTCCTGAATACGGTTGGGAAATTCGGATGTCTGCTTTTCAATACTTACGAGAAATAGGTTTTACAGATGAAGGGCTTAATAATCTTATTAGAGGAACAAACCATCATTCATGGCAGTTTAAGAAATTTTCAAGAAATTTAGCCGACCAACTTTTAGAAGATGAAGATTATAAAACTCGTATTCAAAAATTGGCCGAGAAACTAAATAAAGAGGATTCACGTTATATGAATACAAAACTTAAGTAA